One Choloepus didactylus isolate mChoDid1 chromosome 8, mChoDid1.pri, whole genome shotgun sequence DNA window includes the following coding sequences:
- the NCKAP5L gene encoding LOW QUALITY PROTEIN: nck-associated protein 5-like (The sequence of the model RefSeq protein was modified relative to this genomic sequence to represent the inferred CDS: deleted 1 base in 1 codon), whose protein sequence is MSEAMDQTAGAPGNPRPGEDDDGSTELGTCQELLHRLRELEAENSALAQANENQRETYERCLDEVANHVVQALLNQKDLREECIKLKKRVFDLERQNQMLSALFQQKIQLTTGSLPQIPLSPLQLPSEPPASPSLSSAEGPATLLPMGRCAGQREVCWEQQLRPGGPGPPAAPPPTLDALSPFLRKKAQILEVLRALEETDPLLLCSPATPWQPPGEGPGSPEPINGELCGPPRPEPLPSPWAPYLLLGPANLGGLLRWERLLGGPGEEEGTRHSWGFGRTPPQAQGTNSGPHCAPGSSSSSSSDEAGDPNEAPSPDTLLSALARRQLNLGQLLEDTESYLQAFLAGAASPLNGDHPGPRQPSSPDQGPPQLSKSKGLPKSAWGGGTPEAHRPGFGATSEGQGPLPFLSMFMGAGDAPLGLQPGHPHSSSQVKSKLQIGPPSPGEAQGPLLPSPARGLKFLKLPPASEKVPSPGGPQLSPQLPRNSRIPCRNGGSDGSPSPLLTRRGLGGGELSPEGVQGLPTSPSCTTTPDSAQLRPPQSALSTALSPGPVISPCYENILDLSRGTFRGPSPEPPPSPLQVPSYPQLTLEVPRGSEVLRSPGVPPSPCLPESCPFASPQDKSLDKAGSESPHPGRRTPGSSSKKPGQGAGRRPGDPGHTPLRDRLVALGKLKTGLEGPLGTEKNGGPVRPGTEKARGPGRSGESTGDVMPPTPKPPEQPEAKGALRGAVALGTSSLKQQDPGLLGDPGARIYSSHSMGARVDLEPVSPRSCLTKVELAKSRLAGALCPQVPRAPAKVPASAPSLGKPSKSPHGSPTKLPSKSPTKVVPRPGAPPATKEAPKPDKVKGPPWADCGGTTAHPTSPAPGPANPSQGPEGPAPHSAIEEKVMKGIEENVLRLQGQERAPGTEVKHRNTSSIASWFGLKKSKLPALNRRMEATKSKEGASGGSPLRKEVKVEARKLEAESLNISKLMAKAEDLRRALEEEKAYLSSRARPRPGGPAPGPSTGLGQVQGQLAGMYQGADTFMQQLLNRVDGKELPPKSWWEPKPEYGGFQPVSSDPKNPWPACGPRNGLVGPLQGCGKPPGKPSSEPGRREEMPSEDSLAEPVPTPHFTACGSLTRTLDSGIGTFPPPDHSSSGTPSKNLPKTKPPRLEPPPGVPPARPPPLTKVPRRAHTLEREVPGMEELLVSGRHPSMPAFPALLAAAPGRRGQKTCPDDSCEDPGPPPVQLAKNWTFPNAKAAGSASDPFLCPPRELEGLPRNPMALPVDRKRSLEPGRPSPTPPCPAFGGSRTPSTSDMGEEGRVASGGPPGLETSESLSDSLYDSLSSCGSQG, encoded by the exons GACCTGCGGGAGGAATGCATCAAGCTGAAGAAGAGGGTGTTTGACCTGGAACGGCAGAACCAGATGCTGAGTGCCCTATTTCAGCAGAAAATCCAGCTCACGACAGGCTCCCTCCCTCAG ATCCCGCTCAGTCCACTCCAGCTGCCATCAGAACCAccagcctccccctccctgaGCTCCGCCGAGGGACCAGCCACCTTACTGCCTATGGGGCGCTGTGCCGGGCAGAGAGAG GTGTGTTGGGAGCAGCAGTTGCGGCCAGGAGGCCCAGGACCCCCAGCCGCCCCACCCCCCACGCTGGATGCCCTGTCCCCGTTCCTTCGGAAGAAAGCTCAGATTCTGGAGGTGCTGAGAGCCCTGGAAGAGACTGACCCCTTGCTTCTGTGCTCACCTGCCACCCCCTGGCAGCCTCCAGGAGAGGGTCCTGGTTCCCCAGAGCCCATCAACGGAGAGCTGTGCGGCCCACCCCGGCCTGAGCCCTTGCCCTCACCCTGGGCCCCCTATCTGCTGTTGGGCCCTGCTAACCTGGGAGGCCTGCTGCGCTGGGAGCGCCTTCTGGGAGGCCCCGGGGAAGAGGAGGGTACCAGGCATTCCTGGGGCTTTGGTAGgacccctccccaggcccagggcaCCAACTCTGGCCCACACTGTGCCCCAGGCagcagctcctcctcctcttctgatGAGGCGGGTGACCCCAACGAGGCCCCCAGCCCTGACACCCTGCTCAGTGCTCTGGCCCGCAGACAGTTGAACCTGGGCCAGCTCCTCGAGGACACAGAGTCTTACCTACAGGCCTTCCTGGCAGGGGCTGCAAGCCCACTCAACGGGGACCACCCAGGCCCCAGGCAGCCGTCCTCCCCAGACCAGGGGCCCCCACAGCTGTCCAAGTCCAAAGGCCTCCCCAAGTCAGCTTGGGGTGGGGGCACCCCAGAGGCACACAGGCCAGGCTTTGGTGCTACCTCAGAGGGCCAGGGGCCCCTTCCCTTCCTCAGCATGTTCATGGGTGCGGGGGATGCCCCACTGGGCTTGCAGCCTGGCCACCCCCATTCCTCATCTCAGGTGAAAAGCAAGCTCCAAATTGGCCCCCCTTCTCCTGGGGAAGCCCAGGGACCCCTTCTGCCCTCTCCTGCCAGAGGTCTCAAGTTCCTAAAGCTGCCTCCAGCCTCGGAGAAAGTCCCCAGCCCAGGAGGCCCCCAGCTCAGCCCCCAACTCCCCCGAAATTCCCGAATCCCCTGTCGGAATGGTGGCTCAGATGGAAGCCCATCCCCACTGCTGACTCGCAGGGGTCTGGGTGGAGGAGAGCTGTCACCTGAGGGGGTACAGGGCCTACCCACCAGCCCTTCCTGCACCACAACCCCGGACTCTGCACAGCTCAGA CCCCCCCAGTCGGCCTTGTCCACCGCGCTGTCCCCAGGGCCAGTGATATCTCCCTGCTATGAGAACATCTTGGACCTTTCCCGGGGCACCTTTCGGGGGCCTTCTCCAGAGCCCCCTCCATCCCCGCTGCAGGTGCCCAGCTACCCACAGCTGACTTTGGAGGTGCCTCGGGGCTCTGAGGTCCTCAGAAGCCCTGGAGTCCCCCCTAGCCCTTGCCTCCCAGAATCCTGCCCCTTTGCGAGCCCCCAGGACAAGAGTTTGGACAAGGCAGGCTCGGAGTCTCCCCATCCTGGCCGCAGAACCCCAGGCAGCTCATCGAAGAAGCCTGGCCAGGGGGCAGGACGGCGACCTGGGGATCCTGGCCACACGCCTCTGCGAGACAGACTGGTAGCCCTGGGAAAACTGAAGACAGGCCTTGAGGGGCCTCTGGGCACAGAGAAGAATGGGGGGCCAGTCAGACCTGGCACCGAGAAGGCCCGGGGACCAGGGAGGTCGGGGGAGAGCACTGGAGACGTGATGCCTCCCACCCCCAAGCCCcctgagcagccagaagccaaggGGGCCCTGCGAGGGGCAGTGGCCTTAGGCACAAGCAGCCTGAAGCAGCAGGACCCCGGGCTCCTGGGGGACCCCGGGGCACGCATCTACTCCTCCCACTCCATGGGGGCCCGGGTGGATCTAGAGCCTGTCTCACCAAGGAGCTGCCTCACCAAAGTGGAGCTGGCCAAGAGCCGGCTGGCGGGGGCCCTGTGTCCCCAGGTACCCCGTGCCCCCGCCAAAGTGCCAGCCTCAGCCCCCAGCCTGGGCAAGCCCAGTAAAAGCCCTCATGGCAGCCCTACAAAGCTGCCTTCCAAGTCACCCACTAAGGTGGTACCCCGACCTGGGGCCCCTCCAGCTACCAAGGAGGCCCCCAAGCCTGACAAGGTGAAGGGCCCCCCTTGGGCAGACTGTGGTGGCACCACAGCCCACCCCACATCCCCCGCACCTGGCCCCGCCAACCCCAGCCAGGGCCCCGAGGGGCCAGCCCCACACTCGGCCATTGAGGAGAAGGTGATGAAGGGCATCGAGGAGAACGTGCTGCGGCTCCAGGGCCAGGAGCGGGCCCCAGGCACTGAGGTCAAGCACCGCAACACCAGCAGCATCGCCAGCTGGTTTGGCCTTAAGAAGAGCAAGCTGCCAGCGCTGAACCGCCGTATGGAGGCTACCAAGAGCAAGGAAGGAGCCAGTGGGGGCTCCCCGCTCAGGAAGGAGGTCAAGGTGGAAGCCCGGAAGCTGGAGGCCGAGAGCCTCAACATCTCCAAGCTGATGGCTAAGGCTGAAGACCTGCGCCGAGCGCTGGAGGAGGAGAAGGCCTACCTAAGCAGCAGGGCCCGGCCACGGCCTGGGGGACCAGCCCCAGGACCCAGCACGGGGCTGGGACAGGTGCAGGGCCAGCTGGCCGGCATGTACCAGGGTGCCGACACCTTCATGCAGCAGCTGCTCAACAG GGTGGATGGCAAGGAGCTGCCACCCAAGAGCTGGTGGGAGCCCAAGCCTGAGTATGGGGGTTTCCAGCCAGTGTCCTCTGACCCCAAGAACCCCTGGCCAGCCTGTGGGCCCCGAAATGGCCTGGTGGGCCCTCTTCAGGGCTGTGGAAAACCTCCTGGGAAG CCAAGCAGCGAGCCAGGGAGGCGGGAAGAGATGCCCTCAGAGGACAGCCTGGCTGAGCCAGTGCCCACCCCACACTTCACAG cctgTGGCTCCCTGACTCGAACCCTGGACAGTGGCATTGGGACCTTCCCGCCCCCAGACCACAGCAGCAGTGGGACGCCCAGCAAAAATCTCCCCAAGACCAAGCCCCCACGGCTGGAGCCCCCACCCGGGGTGCCCCCGGCTCGGCCCCCACCCCTTACCAAAGTCCCCCGCCGGGCTCACACGCTGGAGCGGGAGGTGCCCGGCATGGAGGAGCTGCTGGTGAGCGGGCGGCACCCCAGCATGCCGGCCTTCCCCGCGCTGCTCGCCGCCGCCCCGGGCCGCCGGGGCCAGAAGACCTGTCCTGATG ATTCCTGTGAAGACCCTGGCCCTCCCCCTGTCCAGCTGGCCAAGAACTGGACCTTCCCCAATGCAAAGGCAGCCGGCAGCGCCTCGGACCCTTTCCTGTGCCCACCCCGAGAGCTGGAGGGGCTGCCCAGGAACCCCATG gcccTGCCCGTGGACCGGAAGCGGAGCCTGGAGCCCGGCCGCCCGTCCCCGACGCCCCCGTGCCCGGCGTTTGGGGGGAGCCGCACCCCCAGCACCTCGGACATGGGCGAGGAAGGCCGCGTGGCCAGCGGGGGCCCCCCGGGGCTGGAGACCTCCGAGTCCCTCAGCGACTCGCTCTATGACTCACTCTCGTCCTGTGGGAGTCAGGGCTGA